The following are from one region of the Halogeometricum sp. S3BR5-2 genome:
- a CDS encoding CoA-binding protein produces MPIEDDDNLRRILGYQRVAVIGASTSYEKAAHIVPAYLQRHGYEITPVNPTANEILGEQAYDSLADVTEPVDIVEIFRPSEEVPEIVEQAVTRGDVRAIWMQQGIRNDDAARTAETAGLDVVQDHCMKVEHGRLVRHPMD; encoded by the coding sequence ATGCCGATCGAAGACGACGACAACCTCCGGCGGATTCTAGGCTACCAGCGTGTTGCGGTCATCGGCGCGTCGACGTCGTACGAGAAGGCGGCCCACATCGTACCGGCCTATCTACAGCGTCACGGCTACGAAATCACCCCGGTCAATCCGACGGCGAACGAGATACTCGGTGAGCAAGCCTACGATTCCCTGGCCGACGTTACCGAGCCGGTCGACATCGTCGAGATATTTCGGCCCAGCGAGGAGGTTCCGGAAATCGTCGAGCAGGCGGTGACTCGCGGCGACGTGCGGGCGATCTGGATGCAACAGGGCATACGGAACGACGACGCCGCACGAACGGCGGAGACGGCTGGATTGGACGTCGTCCAGGACCACTGCATGAAAGTCGAGCACGGCCGGCTCGTCCGTCACCCGATGGATTGA
- a CDS encoding Lrp/AsnC family transcriptional regulator, whose product MDDKRELLDLLLRDARESPEDIARQTGLDAAAVETLIAELEEEGVVRGYQAVVDWDRVDEEHVQAQLELNVELDRETGYEEIARRIAKFPEVSSLRLVSGDFDFAVDVEGKSMHDVSQFVSERIAPIPEVTQTVTHFVMETYKERGIEMGDTDEDDRLTFSP is encoded by the coding sequence ATGGACGACAAGCGGGAACTGCTCGACCTGTTGCTGCGAGACGCTCGCGAGAGCCCAGAAGACATCGCCCGGCAGACTGGACTCGACGCGGCAGCGGTCGAAACGCTCATCGCGGAGTTGGAGGAGGAGGGCGTCGTCCGCGGGTACCAGGCCGTCGTGGACTGGGACCGCGTGGACGAAGAACACGTGCAGGCGCAGTTGGAACTCAACGTGGAACTCGACCGCGAGACGGGGTACGAGGAGATAGCCCGCCGCATCGCCAAGTTCCCCGAGGTGTCCTCGCTCCGATTAGTCTCCGGGGACTTCGACTTCGCCGTCGACGTGGAGGGCAAGTCGATGCACGACGTCTCCCAGTTCGTCTCCGAGCGCATCGCTCCCATCCCGGAGGTGACCCAGACGGTGACGCACTTCGTCATGGAGACGTACAAGGAACGCGGCATCGAGATGGGCGATACGGACGAGGACGACCGCCTCACGTTCTCGCCATGA